A genomic segment from Pseudoduganella chitinolytica encodes:
- a CDS encoding M12 family metallo-peptidase, whose protein sequence is MRTKLSPPSAPDGLNRPHKRGPGARTTLALCIALGWAAALAPAQAAQATAPVSTQAAAAYWQSVPVPSESLTVGGGRQLSVKPRKFHAAALDKGGMQSLTAGAPMERRDGAVIGEQTISLPHPDGGYQRFVIVESPVMEPGLAAKHPGIKTYKGKGVDDPGATLRMDITPLGLHASVRSPAGGWYVDPYYHLDDSLYASYHRRDLPNQHGPLLEKPLADARLTLTRGFYQPGEALEVRGAGFAPGASVSLTVRAEGDSAPLRTVTATADQDGTVKATLTAEPNGTPGAYEVTATDGRNASTAAYHVVREGAAVEASTGTQLRTYRLALVSDPSYASYFGAANVTAAKVTLINRVTQIYEDETSIRLVLIDATDKLNLNTAAEMTGANGPCGPTACYTPSQAASCGSSLLGRNRIVTGLLAGASNFDVGHIALGLNGGGIASLGVVGASAKAQGCTGVPTPVGDLFAVDYVAHELGHQFAGNHTFNGVNSSCSGGNRNDETSVEPGSGSSIMAYAGICSTDNLQPHSDPYWSQRSFDEVVTYVNSAESVLNELQMVVLRQFASDGQQFQVRWNGKLSAPIVRGRNYNVGALKEAIQSIDGWPAGGTVAISAVSDTGFTATFSGAFAGTNVAQLEIVNCTGGCSAIVGEITAGGPTARGGKVSATGNQPPVVTVAAGYTIPLRTPFALTGSAVDPDGDPLTYLWEQNDRGGNSGTGLLDNTKTNGPLFRQFGIRAVVTSAGTIQYNSPGENHVTADPTRVFPDIAQILANNTNAETGACPTPASNPTAADIDCFSEFLPTADYVGLPGVNPRALNFRVTARDGQGGVGSASTRLTLAPEAGPFRVTSHNAAATVDSGSTQTVTWSVANTNAAPVNTQNVRITLSVDGGKTFPHVLAASTPNSGSKAVTLPALASKTARIKVEAIGNVFFDVSNANFAIRLAGDVNADGSVDCGDLGVVRGALGKRTGQPGYDSRADVNRDGVVDIRDLSGVSQHVAKGTACS, encoded by the coding sequence ATGAGAACCAAGCTTTCGCCCCCGTCCGCACCCGATGGGCTGAACCGGCCACACAAGCGCGGCCCCGGTGCACGAACCACCCTTGCCCTATGCATCGCCCTCGGGTGGGCCGCCGCCCTCGCCCCGGCCCAGGCGGCCCAGGCCACGGCGCCGGTGTCCACGCAGGCGGCAGCCGCATACTGGCAAAGCGTGCCGGTGCCGTCCGAGTCGCTCACCGTCGGGGGCGGTCGCCAGTTGTCGGTCAAGCCACGCAAGTTCCACGCCGCCGCGTTGGACAAGGGTGGCATGCAGTCCCTGACCGCGGGCGCACCGATGGAACGTCGTGACGGCGCCGTCATTGGCGAGCAAACGATTTCGCTGCCCCATCCGGACGGGGGCTACCAGCGCTTCGTCATCGTCGAGTCGCCCGTGATGGAGCCGGGCCTGGCGGCGAAGCACCCTGGTATCAAGACCTACAAGGGCAAGGGCGTGGACGACCCGGGCGCGACGCTGCGCATGGATATCACGCCACTCGGCCTGCACGCCTCCGTGCGCTCGCCCGCCGGCGGCTGGTACGTCGACCCGTACTACCACCTGGACGACAGCCTGTACGCCAGCTATCACCGGCGCGACCTGCCGAACCAGCACGGCCCGCTGCTGGAAAAGCCGCTTGCCGATGCGCGCCTGACGTTGACGCGCGGCTTCTACCAGCCGGGCGAGGCGCTGGAAGTGCGGGGCGCCGGCTTCGCGCCGGGGGCAAGCGTGAGCCTGACCGTGCGCGCCGAGGGCGACAGCGCGCCGCTGCGTACCGTCACGGCCACGGCCGACCAGGACGGCACCGTCAAGGCGACACTGACGGCCGAGCCGAACGGCACGCCGGGTGCCTACGAGGTGACGGCCACCGACGGCCGCAACGCCAGCACGGCCGCCTACCACGTCGTACGCGAAGGCGCGGCAGTGGAAGCCAGTACCGGCACCCAGCTGCGCACCTACCGGCTGGCACTGGTTTCCGACCCGTCCTACGCCAGCTACTTCGGCGCCGCCAACGTCACGGCGGCCAAGGTCACGCTGATCAACCGCGTCACGCAGATCTATGAAGACGAGACCTCGATCCGCCTGGTGCTGATCGACGCCACCGACAAGCTGAATCTGAATACTGCAGCCGAGATGACGGGCGCCAACGGGCCCTGCGGCCCCACCGCCTGCTACACCCCCAGCCAGGCTGCCAGCTGCGGCAGCAGCCTGCTCGGCCGCAACCGCATCGTCACGGGCCTGCTGGCGGGTGCCAGCAACTTCGACGTCGGCCACATCGCACTGGGCCTGAACGGCGGCGGCATCGCCAGCCTGGGCGTCGTGGGCGCCAGCGCCAAGGCACAGGGTTGCACAGGCGTGCCGACCCCGGTCGGCGACCTGTTCGCGGTCGACTACGTGGCCCACGAACTGGGCCACCAGTTCGCCGGCAACCACACGTTCAACGGCGTGAACTCCAGTTGCAGCGGCGGCAACCGCAACGACGAGACCTCCGTGGAACCGGGCAGCGGCTCGTCCATCATGGCCTATGCCGGCATCTGCAGCACCGACAACCTGCAGCCGCACAGCGATCCCTACTGGTCGCAACGCAGCTTCGATGAGGTCGTCACCTACGTGAATAGCGCCGAAAGCGTGCTGAACGAACTGCAGATGGTGGTGCTGCGCCAGTTCGCCAGCGACGGCCAGCAGTTCCAGGTGCGCTGGAACGGCAAGCTGTCGGCGCCGATCGTGCGGGGCCGCAACTACAACGTGGGCGCCCTGAAGGAAGCGATCCAGAGTATCGACGGCTGGCCGGCGGGCGGCACCGTCGCCATCAGCGCCGTTTCCGACACGGGCTTCACCGCAACGTTCAGCGGCGCGTTCGCCGGGACCAACGTGGCGCAGCTGGAGATCGTCAACTGCACGGGCGGCTGCAGCGCCATCGTCGGTGAAATCACGGCCGGCGGCCCGACGGCTCGGGGCGGCAAGGTCTCCGCGACGGGCAACCAGCCCCCTGTCGTCACGGTCGCGGCGGGCTACACGATCCCGCTGCGCACGCCGTTCGCCCTGACCGGCAGCGCCGTGGATCCGGATGGCGATCCGCTGACCTATCTGTGGGAGCAGAACGACCGCGGCGGCAACAGCGGCACGGGCCTGCTGGACAACACGAAGACCAACGGCCCCCTGTTCCGCCAGTTCGGCATCCGCGCCGTCGTCACCAGCGCGGGCACGATCCAGTACAACTCGCCGGGCGAGAACCACGTGACCGCCGATCCGACCCGCGTGTTCCCCGACATCGCGCAGATCCTGGCCAACAATACGAACGCGGAGACGGGGGCCTGCCCCACGCCGGCCTCGAACCCGACGGCGGCCGACATCGATTGCTTCTCCGAGTTCCTGCCGACGGCCGACTACGTTGGCCTGCCGGGTGTCAACCCGCGCGCGCTGAACTTCCGCGTGACGGCCCGCGATGGCCAGGGTGGCGTGGGCAGCGCCAGCACGCGCCTGACGCTGGCACCCGAAGCCGGTCCGTTCCGGGTAACGTCGCACAACGCCGCGGCCACGGTGGACTCGGGCTCGACCCAGACGGTCACGTGGAGCGTCGCCAATACCAACGCGGCGCCCGTCAATACGCAGAACGTGCGCATCACGCTGTCGGTGGACGGCGGCAAGACGTTCCCGCACGTGCTGGCGGCAAGCACGCCAAATTCGGGCAGCAAGGCGGTCACCCTGCCGGCACTCGCCTCGAAGACGGCGCGCATCAAGGTCGAGGCCATCGGCAATGTGTTCTTTGACGTGTCGAACGCCAACTTCGCGATCCGCCTGGCGGGCGACGTCAATGCCGACGGCAGCGTCGACTGCGGCGACCTGGGTGTCGTGCGCGGGGCGCTGGGCAAACGCACCGGTCAACCCGGCTACGACAGCCGGGCCGACGTCAATCGCGATGGCGTGGTCGACATCCGCGACCTCTCCGGTGTCTCCCAGCACGTCGCCAAGGGCACGGCCTGCAGCTGA
- a CDS encoding helicase-related protein: MTANHDDDDDLSQELGLAERGIALVKMEGRVFLRFDGNVAEAGLEVPYALVPAQGVLAKPSKWRKLERDARAQLIRERSGERALRELHDSVRGFVAEMAQECDDVGLHAMDFLHTLADLQTSEPAGVVFDRIRQRLGHAVERQREEQHAERTRQSINLAEYPASFDVARRLPRKFIALLGPTNSGKTHKAMEALAKAGSGVYLAPLRLLALENYERLLEVTQHGKPLAVSLVTGEERRIAEGATHVASTVEMLDTRTAVDVAVIDEVQMLADRDRGAAWTAAVCGAPARTVYLVGAPEARRAIEALAERLECPLEVHVLKRKGPLAMEPGPVRKVKNLRPGDALIAFSRRDVLMWRDMVAEQGHSVATVYGNLSPEVRRAQAQRFRDGSADIVVGTDAIAMGLNMPIARIVMTATVKFNGYEEEEIPAALARQIAGRAGRYGIHEEGLVAGMDAETHEVMRSLLKEKPTPLNTSGFSVAPTLEHLHRIAAVTGETSLAKLLKRFIHNIDVPDGFFYPRITEDQKERAEWLDTLALTVAEKFTMSLVPVATKVASLQSAWEHWAVSLSKKRITRLKPDEHMLHYMTLQEVEDTCRMYSAYAWLGYRLPEYFPDVELAQQLSREASERVDSMLQDQNASARRRQPRRQPRRQR, encoded by the coding sequence ATGACCGCGAACCACGACGACGATGACGACCTGAGCCAGGAGCTGGGCCTGGCCGAACGAGGCATTGCCCTCGTCAAGATGGAAGGCAGGGTGTTCCTGCGCTTTGACGGCAACGTGGCCGAGGCGGGCCTGGAAGTGCCGTATGCGCTGGTGCCGGCGCAAGGCGTGCTCGCCAAGCCGTCCAAGTGGCGCAAGCTGGAACGCGATGCGCGTGCGCAGCTGATCCGCGAGCGGTCCGGCGAACGCGCGCTGCGCGAGCTGCACGACAGCGTGCGCGGGTTCGTCGCGGAGATGGCGCAGGAGTGCGACGACGTCGGCCTGCATGCCATGGACTTCCTGCACACGCTGGCCGACCTGCAGACGTCCGAGCCCGCCGGCGTCGTGTTCGACCGCATCCGCCAGCGCCTGGGCCACGCCGTCGAGCGGCAACGCGAGGAGCAGCACGCCGAGCGTACCCGGCAGAGCATCAACCTGGCCGAGTACCCGGCGTCGTTCGACGTGGCGCGGCGCCTGCCGCGCAAGTTCATCGCGCTGCTGGGTCCCACCAATTCGGGCAAGACGCACAAGGCGATGGAAGCGCTGGCCAAGGCCGGCAGCGGCGTCTACCTGGCGCCGCTGCGCCTGCTGGCGCTGGAAAACTACGAGCGCCTGCTGGAAGTCACGCAGCACGGCAAGCCCCTCGCCGTCAGTCTCGTCACCGGGGAGGAGCGCCGCATCGCCGAGGGTGCCACGCACGTGGCCAGCACCGTCGAGATGCTGGACACGCGCACGGCCGTGGACGTGGCCGTCATCGACGAGGTCCAGATGCTGGCCGACCGGGATCGCGGTGCCGCCTGGACCGCCGCCGTGTGCGGCGCGCCGGCCCGGACCGTCTACCTGGTGGGCGCGCCGGAAGCACGCCGGGCCATCGAGGCGCTGGCCGAGCGGCTGGAATGTCCGCTGGAAGTACATGTACTCAAGCGCAAGGGGCCGCTGGCAATGGAGCCGGGGCCGGTGCGCAAGGTCAAGAACCTGCGTCCCGGCGATGCACTGATCGCGTTTTCCCGCCGCGACGTGCTGATGTGGCGCGACATGGTAGCCGAGCAGGGCCATTCGGTGGCGACCGTGTACGGCAACCTGTCGCCGGAGGTGCGGCGCGCGCAGGCACAGCGCTTCCGCGACGGCAGCGCCGACATCGTCGTGGGCACGGATGCCATTGCGATGGGCCTGAACATGCCGATCGCGCGCATCGTCATGACGGCCACGGTCAAGTTCAACGGCTACGAGGAAGAAGAGATTCCCGCCGCGCTGGCGCGCCAGATCGCCGGCCGGGCAGGGCGCTACGGCATCCACGAGGAAGGGCTGGTGGCGGGCATGGATGCCGAGACGCATGAGGTGATGCGCTCGCTGCTGAAGGAAAAACCGACGCCGCTGAACACCAGCGGTTTCTCGGTGGCGCCCACCCTGGAGCACCTGCACCGTATCGCCGCGGTGACCGGCGAGACCTCGCTGGCCAAGCTCCTGAAACGCTTCATCCACAATATCGACGTGCCGGACGGCTTCTTCTATCCCCGCATCACGGAAGACCAGAAGGAGCGCGCCGAGTGGCTGGACACGCTGGCGCTGACGGTGGCGGAAAAATTCACCATGTCGCTGGTGCCGGTCGCCACCAAGGTGGCGTCATTGCAGAGCGCGTGGGAACACTGGGCCGTGTCATTGTCGAAGAAGCGCATCACGCGGCTGAAGCCGGACGAGCACATGCTCCACTACATGACGCTGCAGGAAGTGGAAGATACATGCCGCATGTATTCGGCCTATGCGTGGCTGGGCTACCGGTTGCCGGAGTACTTCCCGGACGTGGAACTGGCCCAGCAGCTGTCGCGCGAGGCCTCCGAGCGGGTCGACTCGATGCTGCAGGACCAGAATGCCTCGGCGCGGCGCCGGCAGCCGCGCCGGCAGCCGCGCCGGCAGCGCTGA
- a CDS encoding PEP-CTERM sorting domain-containing protein, which translates to MRLRQRIRFKGDSGTSYLWTDQTRLLITAVPEPDTIWMMGAGLVAVGAAVRRRKR; encoded by the coding sequence ATACGTCTACGCCAGCGGATTCGGTTCAAGGGCGACAGCGGTACGAGCTATCTGTGGACCGACCAAACCCGTCTCCTGATCACGGCGGTACCGGAGCCGGACACCATTTGGATGATGGGTGCCGGTCTTGTGGCAGTCGGGGCCGCCGTGCGGCGGCGCAAACGCTGA
- a CDS encoding IMPACT family protein, with protein MPHTLAAPCCADLTIKKSRFLACVQPMTDRGAAQAVVAQLKARHPGAAHVCWALLAGGQSAAVDDGEPSGTAGRPMLDVLRHQDLEGVLATVVRYFGGVKLGAGGLVRAYTDSVAQALLTAERVAIVKSRILHCSVPYALEGLLRRELDGAGATLDEVLHGDDVRATFNLPETGAAALVARLNEAGNGRVRWHEPE; from the coding sequence ATGCCGCACACCCTTGCCGCGCCCTGCTGCGCCGACCTGACCATCAAGAAAAGCCGGTTCCTGGCCTGCGTCCAGCCGATGACGGACCGCGGCGCCGCCCAGGCCGTGGTTGCCCAGCTGAAGGCCCGGCACCCGGGCGCGGCGCACGTGTGCTGGGCACTGCTGGCGGGCGGGCAATCGGCGGCCGTCGATGATGGCGAACCGAGCGGCACAGCCGGACGCCCGATGCTGGACGTGCTGCGCCACCAGGACCTGGAAGGCGTGCTGGCGACGGTGGTGCGCTACTTCGGCGGCGTCAAGCTGGGCGCCGGCGGGCTCGTGCGGGCCTACACGGACAGCGTCGCGCAGGCCCTGTTGACGGCCGAGCGCGTTGCCATCGTCAAGTCCAGGATCCTGCACTGCAGCGTGCCGTATGCGCTGGAAGGCCTGCTGCGGCGTGAGCTGGACGGGGCCGGCGCCACCCTGGACGAGGTGCTGCATGGGGACGACGTGCGCGCAACCTTCAACCTGCCGGAAACGGGCGCGGCCGCGCTGGTCGCGCGCCTGAACGAGGCCGGCAACGGCCGCGTGAGGTGGCACGAACCGGAGTGA
- a CDS encoding IS4 family transposase: MHAQQIIQKFLADQCSAMHAKRRRCLADAVEAARSGGLAMMGMSKALESEVSLRYRIKRIDRLLSNAHLAKERVSIFKALAHHLLPHQERIAVIVDWSDLLPDVSQHLLRAAVVVEGRAITIYEELHPTKSYGSRQVHHRFLETLRTVLPPHRSPVIITDAGFRGTWFQMLGELGYDWIGRIRNLDTVRVEGTTKWQPCKELYPHATKVPRDLGRFEHTQSRLVKCRLTLVKKSPQGRKKLTVFGNDAGSHHSNKQRKGQSEPWLLSVSPGLSKLRAKQIVALYSCRMQIEQTFRDLKNPRWGMGIRHSQTRQPKRLAALLLIGTLLSFALWIIGIVAQSRGYRMRYGSKPKSAKTVSIVSLARQWLADVRYRRLTHSQLHEAMQELASLVLIY, from the coding sequence ATGCATGCACAGCAAATCATACAGAAGTTTTTGGCCGATCAGTGCTCCGCGATGCACGCCAAACGGCGGAGATGCTTGGCCGATGCTGTCGAAGCGGCCCGCAGCGGCGGGCTGGCAATGATGGGAATGAGCAAGGCGCTAGAAAGTGAAGTAAGCCTACGCTATCGGATCAAGCGCATCGACCGCCTTCTAAGTAACGCTCACTTGGCCAAGGAGCGGGTAAGTATCTTCAAGGCCTTGGCGCACCACCTCCTGCCGCATCAGGAGCGCATTGCAGTGATCGTCGATTGGTCTGATTTGCTGCCGGATGTAAGTCAGCATTTGCTGCGCGCCGCCGTGGTAGTGGAGGGGCGTGCGATCACGATTTATGAGGAGCTGCATCCGACCAAGTCGTATGGCAGCAGACAAGTCCATCATCGTTTCCTGGAGACTCTACGGACGGTACTGCCTCCACACCGCAGTCCAGTGATCATCACCGACGCGGGCTTTCGGGGGACTTGGTTCCAGATGCTCGGCGAGCTCGGCTACGATTGGATCGGTAGAATTCGTAATCTCGACACCGTTCGCGTAGAAGGCACCACGAAGTGGCAGCCTTGCAAAGAGCTTTACCCTCACGCCACTAAGGTCCCACGCGATTTGGGAAGGTTCGAACATACCCAATCGCGCTTGGTGAAATGCCGTCTGACTTTGGTGAAGAAGTCGCCCCAAGGACGAAAGAAATTGACCGTCTTCGGCAATGACGCCGGCAGCCATCACAGCAACAAACAGCGTAAGGGACAATCCGAACCCTGGCTGTTGTCCGTCTCACCAGGGCTATCGAAGCTGCGTGCAAAACAGATCGTCGCGTTATACAGCTGTCGCATGCAAATCGAACAGACTTTCCGCGACCTCAAAAACCCGCGGTGGGGGATGGGGATTCGCCACAGTCAAACACGCCAACCCAAGCGTCTCGCCGCACTACTTCTTATCGGCACCTTGCTCAGCTTCGCCCTATGGATCATCGGCATCGTTGCGCAAAGTCGGGGCTATCGTATGCGCTACGGCAGCAAACCCAAATCCGCGAAAACTGTGTCGATCGTTTCCTTAGCTCGCCAATGGCTCGCCGACGTCAGGTATCGAAGGCTGACGCACAGCCAGCTCCACGAAGCTATGCAGGAGCTGGCTAGTCTAGTGCTCATCTATTAA
- a CDS encoding cohesin domain-containing protein, protein MKSWQAWNHRLTIALLLGAASAQASAAPVLSVSASPNPAVRGSTVDLSVLIADVSDLYGYQFSLSFDPAILRATAVTEGAFLGTGGNTVGGYDSIDNTTGAVSFVYNSLIGQTAGVSGGGALAHIRFDVIGIGTTALTFSDALFLDSRLADVAVRIDAAPLQAVPEPEAYMMLGVGLVALAALRRRRVG, encoded by the coding sequence GTGAAAAGTTGGCAAGCCTGGAATCACCGCCTGACGATCGCGCTGCTGCTGGGTGCCGCATCCGCGCAGGCATCGGCCGCTCCCGTATTGTCCGTCAGCGCCTCGCCGAACCCGGCCGTACGCGGCTCCACCGTCGACCTGAGCGTGCTGATCGCCGATGTCAGCGACCTGTACGGCTACCAGTTCTCGCTGTCGTTCGACCCGGCCATCCTGCGCGCGACGGCCGTCACGGAAGGCGCCTTCCTGGGTACGGGCGGCAATACGGTCGGCGGCTACGACAGCATCGACAACACGACCGGTGCCGTCTCGTTCGTCTACAACTCGCTGATCGGCCAGACGGCCGGCGTCAGCGGCGGCGGCGCCCTGGCACACATCCGCTTCGACGTGATCGGCATCGGCACGACCGCGCTGACGTTCTCCGACGCGCTGTTCCTCGATTCACGCCTGGCCGACGTGGCCGTGCGCATCGATGCGGCGCCGCTGCAGGCGGTGCCGGAACCGGAGGCCTACATGATGCTGGGCGTTGGTCTCGTGGCGCTGGCCGCGCTGCGCCGCCGCCGGGTCGGCTGA
- a CDS encoding DUF418 domain-containing protein: protein MTPSAARLDLVDALRGFAIASIMLLHNIEHFDLTHVPAGQPGWLASLDRQIWDSAFFLFGGKSYAIFALLFGVTFHLQFSARAARGEDFRPRFVWRMALLLAFGLFNSLFYQGDILTLYAVLALALLPVARLRDGLVLATALILLLQPAAWLALLQALPAPAATLPDPASWAYFGRANEYLANGTLAQVWLGNLTNGKEGVLRWSWENGRLFQIPALFMLGMLAARQGRFALSHANRVFWRRALLLAVLAFVPLYLVNDQLGRWIAAEGLRRPVTVMVESWMKLAFMVVLVALFALGFHAARGTRVLRAFAPLGRMSLTSYVVQSLVGTTLYYGFGLGLYRVTGATACLAIGLALALLQGCLCAWWLRRYRQGPLEALWHRATWLGAPAPAVRASRTGI from the coding sequence ATGACCCCGAGCGCTGCCCGCCTCGACCTGGTGGATGCCCTGCGCGGCTTCGCCATCGCGTCGATCATGCTGTTGCACAATATCGAGCATTTCGACCTGACGCACGTGCCCGCCGGCCAACCAGGCTGGCTGGCCAGCCTGGACCGGCAAATATGGGACAGTGCGTTCTTCCTGTTCGGCGGCAAGTCGTACGCCATCTTCGCGCTGCTGTTCGGCGTCACGTTCCACCTGCAGTTCAGCGCCCGCGCCGCGCGCGGCGAGGACTTCCGGCCGCGCTTCGTCTGGCGCATGGCGCTGCTGCTGGCGTTCGGCCTGTTCAATTCGCTCTTCTACCAGGGCGACATCCTGACCTTGTATGCCGTGCTGGCACTGGCATTGCTGCCGGTGGCACGCCTGCGCGATGGCCTCGTGCTGGCGACAGCGCTGATCCTGCTGCTGCAACCGGCCGCATGGCTGGCCCTGTTGCAGGCCCTGCCGGCGCCGGCGGCGACGTTGCCCGATCCGGCCTCGTGGGCGTACTTCGGCCGCGCCAACGAGTATCTGGCCAACGGCACACTGGCGCAGGTCTGGCTGGGCAACCTGACGAACGGCAAGGAAGGCGTGCTCCGCTGGAGCTGGGAGAACGGCCGGCTGTTCCAGATTCCCGCGCTGTTCATGCTGGGCATGCTGGCGGCGCGACAGGGGCGCTTTGCGTTGTCCCACGCGAACCGCGTGTTCTGGCGCCGCGCGCTGCTGCTGGCCGTGCTGGCGTTCGTGCCGCTGTACCTCGTCAACGACCAGCTGGGGCGGTGGATTGCCGCCGAGGGCCTCCGTCGCCCCGTGACCGTGATGGTGGAATCGTGGATGAAGCTGGCTTTCATGGTCGTGCTGGTGGCACTGTTCGCGCTGGGATTCCATGCCGCCCGCGGGACCCGCGTGCTGCGCGCGTTCGCGCCGCTGGGGCGCATGAGCCTGACCAGCTACGTGGTGCAGTCGCTCGTCGGCACCACGCTGTACTACGGCTTCGGCCTGGGCCTGTACCGCGTCACGGGCGCCACCGCTTGCCTGGCGATCGGCCTCGCGCTGGCCTTGCTGCAGGGCTGCCTGTGCGCCTGGTGGCTGCGGCGCTACCGGCAGGGGCCCCTGGAGGCGCTGTGGCACCGCGCCACGTGGCTCGGCGCACCTGCGCCGGCCGTGCGTGCATCGCGGACGGGCATCTGA